From Chryseobacterium salivictor, a single genomic window includes:
- the nuoF gene encoding NADH-quinone oxidoreductase subunit NuoF yields MSKKLLLKDAHIEGIRTYEVYRKQGGYEAVEKAFKMAPDAITEEVKTSGLRGRGGAGFPTGMKWSFLAKPEGVPRYLVVNADESEPGTFKDRYLMEHIPHLLIEGMIISSFALGAHTAYIYIRGEFAWIPDILEQAIEEARAAGFLGKNILGTGFDLEIYVHRGAGAYICGEETALLESLEGKRGNPRLKPPFPAVKGLWESPTVVNNVETIAAVVPIINITGAEYAKIGVGRSTGTKLISACGNINKPGVYEIDMTITVEEFIYSDEYCGGIPNGKKLKACIPGGSSVPIVPANLLLKTINGEPRYMNYESLSDGGFATGTMMGSGGFIVLDEDQSVVKHTMTLAHFYAHESCGQCTPCREGTPWLYKILKKIHSGQGTLADIDLLWDVQRKIEGNTICPLGDAAAWPVAAAIRHFRDEFEWYIDNPESQTRNYGLANYADPIPVAAKAE; encoded by the coding sequence ATGAGTAAAAAACTTTTACTTAAAGATGCCCATATAGAAGGAATCCGCACTTACGAAGTCTACCGGAAACAAGGTGGCTACGAAGCGGTGGAAAAAGCTTTCAAAATGGCTCCCGACGCCATTACCGAAGAGGTAAAAACTTCCGGATTAAGAGGTCGTGGCGGCGCAGGATTTCCGACAGGAATGAAGTGGAGTTTCCTGGCAAAACCCGAAGGAGTGCCAAGATACTTGGTGGTCAATGCAGATGAATCTGAACCGGGAACTTTTAAAGACCGGTATTTGATGGAACACATTCCCCACCTTTTAATCGAAGGAATGATCATTTCCTCTTTCGCTTTAGGAGCACATACCGCGTATATTTATATCCGCGGAGAGTTTGCCTGGATTCCGGATATTCTGGAACAGGCCATCGAAGAAGCCAGAGCTGCCGGATTTTTAGGAAAAAATATTTTAGGAACCGGTTTCGATTTAGAAATTTATGTTCACCGCGGTGCCGGTGCTTATATCTGTGGAGAAGAAACTGCCCTTTTGGAATCTCTGGAAGGTAAAAGAGGAAACCCGCGATTGAAGCCGCCCTTCCCTGCTGTTAAAGGACTTTGGGAGTCACCGACCGTAGTGAATAATGTAGAAACAATTGCGGCTGTTGTGCCAATTATCAATATCACCGGAGCAGAATATGCGAAAATAGGTGTTGGCCGTTCGACTGGTACAAAATTAATTTCGGCTTGCGGGAATATCAATAAACCGGGAGTTTACGAAATCGACATGACCATTACCGTAGAAGAATTTATTTATTCTGATGAGTATTGCGGCGGTATTCCAAATGGTAAAAAATTAAAAGCATGTATTCCCGGCGGTAGTTCTGTGCCGATTGTCCCTGCCAATTTATTGCTGAAAACCATTAATGGTGAACCAAGATACATGAATTATGAATCCCTTTCAGACGGCGGTTTTGCAACCGGAACAATGATGGGATCGGGCGGATTTATCGTTTTAGACGAAGATCAGTCTGTCGTTAAACACACCATGACTTTAGCCCATTTCTATGCGCACGAAAGTTGTGGACAATGTACGCCTTGTAGAGAAGGAACGCCTTGGTTGTATAAGATTTTGAAAAAAATACACAGCGGTCAAGGAACGCTGGCAGATATTGATTTGTTGTGGGATGTTCAAAGAAAAATCGAAGGAAATACAATTTGTCCGTTGGGTGACGCTGCCGCCTGGCCGGTTGCTGCCGCGATCCGTCATTTCCGCGATGAGTTTGAGTGGTATATCGATAATCCGGAATCTCAAACCCGAAATTATGGTTTGGCTAATTACGCCGACCCAATTCCGGTGGCCGCAAAAGCAGAGTAA
- a CDS encoding 2Fe-2S iron-sulfur cluster-binding protein — MSEEVKKFKITIDGQTTEVLPGTSILEAARQIGGKSVPPAMCYYKPLESSGGRCRTCLVEVSKGSDADSRPMPKLVASCRTSVMDGMEVKNLTSEKTQEARKAVTEFLLINHPLDCPICDQAGECHLQDLGYEHGLERTRTEFERRTFEPEDIGPNIKLNMNRCILCARCVLVANQLTENREHGILFRGEHAEISTNLNKALENDFIGNVIDVCPVGALTDRTARFASRVWFTKPMNATCECSKCAGKAVVWMKGEEVIRVTARKDQYDEVQDWICDDCRFHKKDLKYWTIEGPRHIDRHSVISLNHYEKPKNMISLLDNPDAKELSDKDEK, encoded by the coding sequence ATGAGCGAAGAAGTTAAAAAATTCAAAATAACCATCGATGGTCAAACTACCGAAGTTTTGCCTGGCACTTCTATTCTGGAAGCCGCGAGACAAATCGGCGGTAAATCGGTACCACCGGCAATGTGTTATTACAAACCGCTGGAATCCAGCGGCGGTAGATGTAGAACCTGTCTGGTAGAAGTATCTAAAGGATCTGACGCTGATTCACGACCGATGCCGAAATTAGTCGCGAGTTGCAGAACAAGCGTGATGGACGGAATGGAAGTGAAAAACCTCACCTCCGAAAAAACTCAGGAAGCCAGAAAAGCCGTAACAGAATTTCTACTGATCAATCACCCGCTGGATTGCCCTATCTGTGATCAGGCAGGAGAATGTCATTTACAGGATTTAGGTTACGAACATGGTTTAGAAAGAACAAGAACAGAATTCGAAAGAAGAACTTTTGAGCCGGAAGATATTGGTCCTAATATCAAGTTGAATATGAACCGCTGCATCCTTTGTGCAAGATGCGTTTTAGTGGCCAATCAGTTGACCGAAAACAGAGAACACGGTATTTTGTTCCGCGGAGAACACGCAGAGATTTCGACCAATCTGAACAAAGCTTTAGAAAATGATTTCATTGGAAATGTCATTGATGTTTGTCCGGTTGGTGCTTTAACCGACAGAACGGCAAGGTTCGCGAGCAGAGTTTGGTTCACCAAACCAATGAATGCCACTTGTGAATGTTCAAAATGTGCAGGTAAAGCAGTCGTTTGGATGAAAGGCGAGGAAGTGATCAGGGTAACTGCCAGAAAAGACCAGTATGATGAAGTACAGGATTGGATCTGCGACGACTGTAGATTCCACAAAAAAGATTTAAAATACTGGACGATTGAAGGACCACGTCATATCGACCGCCATTCGGTAATCTCTTTGAACCATTACGAAAAACCTAAAAATATGATCAGTCTTTTGGATAATCCAGATGCAAAAGAACTGAGCGATAAAGACGAGAAATAA